In a genomic window of Candidatus Leptovillus gracilis:
- a CDS encoding phage tail tape measure protein, translated as MADSIINLIIRGKDEASGVLGGVQGSVGGMGTALGSVQTAGVVALGAITTGAVAAGTAILGLGYAGLTAAMDMETQMAIIASNMNTTKEAIAPLGDLISELGLDPNLKVTAVEAAQAIDMLARNGLNMQQILDGAAHSTVLLANATGATFDTAANIATDAMAIFNIEAADMQNAVNGIVSVTTASKFGINDYALALAQGGGVAATAGVSFDEFNATIAAISPLFASGSDAGTSFKTMLTMLSSPTDEARTLMNQLGLEFYDAEGNMKSIAAISGELNSALYGVSEVMVEVGGRTAAQNAELERLQKMHATAAQSIADYELGIKGASLSEDARAKKIAELRTQQANLEAAMQPLVGITGTLTAATQQLTEEERTAALSTLFGADAMRAAAALANMNESAFAELMTTMGQTDAVVNAATRMDTLSGVIEIVKGVGEGLLLSFGNGLLPLFRLFADNALALATQILPRIESGLAVVSEVVGGFSSNLAEGMNPLNAFIEAIWDIAPPALLTALVGFRDDILPGLIGQISVIKESVVAFISPIADWIGQNVRLSDVLGAVGLAIASVVIPAIASVVVAVAPVIAVFAAVVGAVALVRTAWEQDWGGIQAKTSMVLNFVRTEISTGLAEIQQFWTEHGDTIMATAAAAWEAIQLGIETVIGVVQDVLGLFRLAAEGDWYAFGETLRTMTDTVWETIKGTISTAVENIKSFFTSTDWGAVGGAIVTGIANGLSAAAGAIADAARSAAQSALEAAKGFLGIESPSTVAAAQIGRPFAEGVALGAEQGMGDAGARIQRTINTNLVQGTAVPPSLATQSAARPVQVNHYYQVTINDTRSMGLFLDYLQSINGQTAYEAIQ; from the coding sequence ATGGCCGATTCAATCATCAACCTCATTATTCGTGGCAAGGACGAAGCCAGCGGCGTATTGGGCGGCGTGCAGGGCAGCGTAGGTGGCATGGGCACGGCGTTGGGGTCTGTGCAAACCGCTGGCGTGGTAGCGTTGGGCGCTATAACCACAGGAGCGGTTGCAGCTGGGACTGCGATCTTAGGATTGGGGTACGCTGGACTAACAGCGGCGATGGACATGGAAACCCAGATGGCCATCATCGCGTCCAATATGAATACAACAAAAGAGGCCATCGCCCCCCTCGGTGATTTAATCAGCGAGCTTGGCCTGGACCCGAATCTGAAAGTGACCGCGGTGGAAGCTGCCCAGGCGATAGACATGTTGGCTCGCAACGGCCTAAACATGCAGCAGATATTAGATGGGGCGGCGCATTCTACCGTGCTGCTGGCTAATGCCACGGGGGCCACATTCGACACCGCGGCGAATATCGCCACAGATGCCATGGCCATCTTTAACATCGAAGCTGCCGATATGCAGAATGCGGTCAATGGCATTGTTAGCGTTACAACGGCAAGCAAGTTCGGCATCAATGACTACGCCCTGGCGCTGGCGCAAGGCGGTGGTGTCGCAGCGACGGCCGGGGTGTCTTTTGATGAATTCAACGCGACCATAGCGGCCATTTCTCCGTTGTTCGCCAGCGGCTCTGATGCTGGTACGTCGTTCAAAACGATGCTCACCATGTTGTCTTCGCCGACTGATGAAGCGCGCACGCTCATGAATCAACTGGGCCTGGAGTTCTACGACGCCGAAGGAAACATGAAATCCATTGCGGCGATTAGCGGTGAACTAAACAGCGCCCTTTACGGTGTGAGCGAAGTAATGGTCGAGGTGGGCGGTCGCACCGCTGCGCAAAATGCAGAACTGGAACGCCTGCAAAAAATGCACGCAACTGCGGCGCAGTCTATCGCCGATTACGAGCTGGGAATCAAGGGAGCCAGCTTAAGCGAAGACGCACGGGCCAAAAAGATTGCCGAATTACGTACTCAGCAAGCCAATCTCGAAGCGGCAATGCAGCCCCTCGTTGGTATTACTGGGACTTTAACCGCCGCCACTCAGCAGTTGACCGAAGAGGAACGAACCGCTGCGCTATCCACGCTGTTTGGCGCGGATGCCATGAGAGCAGCCGCGGCGTTGGCCAACATGAACGAGTCCGCGTTCGCAGAACTCATGACAACCATGGGGCAAACAGACGCAGTTGTTAACGCGGCCACGCGGATGGATACGCTTTCGGGTGTCATCGAGATTGTCAAAGGAGTAGGCGAAGGTCTACTCCTTAGCTTTGGCAACGGCCTCTTGCCGCTGTTCAGGCTCTTTGCTGATAACGCTCTGGCATTGGCCACACAAATATTGCCGCGTATTGAAAGTGGCCTGGCAGTAGTCAGTGAGGTAGTTGGCGGATTCTCCAGCAATTTGGCTGAAGGCATGAACCCCTTGAATGCCTTCATTGAAGCCATTTGGGACATAGCTCCCCCTGCACTATTGACTGCGTTAGTCGGATTCCGTGATGACATTTTGCCTGGGTTGATCGGACAAATAAGCGTCATCAAAGAATCCGTGGTCGCGTTTATCTCGCCTATTGCGGATTGGATAGGGCAAAACGTCCGGCTTAGTGATGTGCTGGGTGCTGTAGGGTTGGCTATCGCATCTGTGGTCATTCCGGCTATTGCATCTGTGGTCGTGGCCGTCGCGCCAGTGATAGCTGTTTTTGCGGCCGTTGTTGGGGCGGTCGCTCTGGTGCGCACTGCATGGGAACAAGATTGGGGAGGCATCCAGGCAAAGACCAGCATGGTCTTGAACTTTGTGCGCACCGAAATATCCACCGGTCTGGCGGAGATTCAGCAATTCTGGACGGAACATGGGGATACCATTATGGCCACGGCCGCCGCCGCCTGGGAAGCCATCCAGCTGGGTATCGAGACGGTGATCGGCGTCGTCCAGGATGTGCTGGGGCTGTTCCGGCTGGCCGCCGAAGGCGATTGGTACGCCTTTGGCGAAACGCTGCGGACGATGACCGACACCGTCTGGGAAACCATCAAAGGCACCATTAGCACGGCCGTCGAAAACATCAAATCCTTCTTCACCTCCACCGACTGGGGCGCAGTTGGCGGGGCCATCGTCACCGGCATTGCCAATGGTCTATCGGCCGCAGCCGGGGCCATCGCCGATGCCGCCCGTTCCGCTGCCCAGTCCGCCCTGGAAGCCGCTAAGGGCTTCCTGGGTATCGAATCCCCCTCCACCGTCGCCGCCGCCCAAATCGGCCGCCCCTTCGCCGAGGGCGTCGCCCTCGGCGCAGAGCAGGGCATGGGCGACGCCGGGGCGCGCATCCAGCGGACCATCAACACCAACCTGGTACAAGGCACGGCCGTGCCTCCCTCCCTGGCCACTCAGTCCGCCGCCCGGCCCGTACAGGTCAACCATTACTATCAAGTCACAATCAACGACACCCGGTCTATGGGCCTCTTCCTGGATTACCTGCAATCCATCAACGGCCAGACCGCATACGAGGCAATTCAATGA